Genomic window (Candidatus Desulfarcum epimagneticum):
GGCGGATGATTCCGTTTTTTTTCAGGCGCCTGATCCGCCGGATGACGTCGTCTTCCTCAAGGCCCAGCTCTTCGGCCACCGCCAGGTAAGGCCGGGGCGCGATGGGCAGATCCGACTGTATCCGGTTGATGATCCTTTTGTCCGTGTCATCCAATTTGGCTTCCATATTCTTCACAGTATTTTGATATTGAGTGTTCGGGTTCTGGGGCCGTCGAATTCGCAGAAAAACACGCCCTGCCAGGTTCCCAGGACCGGCTGTCCATCGCGAATTTCCAAAAGCTCCGAGGCGCCCACCAGGACGGACTTGATGTGGGCCGGCGAGTTTCCCTCCAGATGCCGGTATTCGGATTCCCAGGGAATGATTTGATTTAAAATCATCACAATATCTTTTCGAACGCTGGGATCGGCGCTTTCGTTGATGGTCACGGCCGCCGTGGTGTGGGGAACATAGAGCATGCATATGCCCCCGGACGCCCCGGATTCGGCGACGGCTCGCCGGACCTTTTGGGTGATGTCGATCATCTGGGTTCGGGCCTGGGTTTCAACCGTCAGGATCATGGGTCGTTTCCTTTTCGCCGCGACGCATTTTTTGATAAACTTGTAATAAATCACGGGACAGCGTCGTCAAAAAAAAAAGCCCCGCCTTATGGATATAAGGCGGGGCTTTGATGATTTTTTAATCACGCGAAAAAAACGCGCTCATTTAAAAAAACGATCTATACACATCCGGTGGGTTTGGGAAGCCCGGCCATTTTACAGGCCCCTTTGCCCGGTCCTGAGGGGAACAGCTCATAGATGTGTTTCAGTTTAAAGCCGGTCAATTTGGAAAGCACCCGAACCATGGGCGCGATCTGGTTCTGCTCGTAGTACTCCTGAAGAATCTGGATGACCTTGGTGTGCT
Coding sequences:
- a CDS encoding conserved hypothetical protein (Evidence 4 : Unknown function but conserved in other organisms): MIYYKFIKKCVAAKRKRPMILTVETQARTQMIDITQKVRRAVAESGASGGICMLYVPHTTAAVTINESADPSVRKDIVMILNQIIPWESEYRHLEGNSPAHIKSVLVGASELLEIRDGQPVLGTWQGVFFCEFDGPRTRTLNIKIL
- the dsvC gene encoding Sulfite reductase, dissimilatory-type subunit gamma; amino-acid sequence: MATVEFDGKTFEVDEDGFIGNYEDGKCDEWMNYVKEQEGIEELTEEHTKVIQILQEYYEQNQIAPMVRVLSKLTGFKLKHIYELFPSGPGKGACKMAGLPKPTGCV